The sequence gcattatttcctGGTAATgaatttcagaatttaaattttgaattctttccttaataatatttatctatatattgataaaatacaatttaatcaatgaaaaataaagacCCACATATTATACCAATTATTCAGGCAAACACCCACATGAAATTATGTACCTAACATATAGGTAAATAATGTTATTATTAGCAATGGAAAAAACTTAGTGATAAATCGTGTTACCTATAAGttaggaacataaattagaagactacTTATAAGTTGgatacaaaaatagacaaataaaaattatatgttacctattaaaaaataaggtacataaaatactattattCATTgtcgaaaatatgaaaaacacGTAAATACTTATGCAATAGGCAATAGAACAATATACATACACCATAGGATAATATATCTACAAGAGTATATGTAATATACTTCTACCATAGGAAcaaatgaatttcaagagACTTTCCGTATCTGACATCAAAATTTACGTCAAAATGGTTCCCAAGAAAAGTTGCCAACAAGTGTCACCAGTATTAGTACCGTTTGAGGAATATTCTGCCATAATTCTCAGTATATTGTAGgcttattttttgaaattgtcTTTCGTCCTTTCACTAGTGGTAGTTTTTCATAGAGGCTACTGATGTGAAGAAGAAGTGGGAGAACAGTTCTTGGGGTAGGAAACTAATtcaaagaggagagagaggtttttatttaaatgctCTCTAGGATATGTTTgcaatattttccttttctatttaatGGCAAAGTTATAAATGGCTAATTATTATCACATAAATTACTATTACCTTAATCAAAATGGACAATattggaacaaaaaattatttttaaaaaaaaattacatcagaaaatattaaaaaataaatgtaatCCTATGTGGCACAAGAGTCAAAAGACTTGTATCAAAGTAtccaaatttgagaattaAACCAActtttgaatgaaaatttggatatatatatatatatatatataaacttttctttaaaaaaaaagcttcCTTCCTATAAAGCAAAGATGGAAAAACTAAGTGTTGTGTGACCTGGGTTTGCACTATGAATTAATTTTTCagtcaaataattaaaaatgaaaatgagacGAAAATTCAAAGTTTAGTGACTagcatatataaaaaaatctttattaTAGTACATAGTGCGTTTGTGTGACCAGAGTGTGTTACAAAAATGGAATCTGCCGTAAAATAGAATAATTATAGTGTAGTAGTGAGGTAGGTTCATGTAGTATTATAACAagcatatatgtttatattttatattattattagtgggtatttgtaaaataaaaaatacacgtaccttcttttcctttccaatATTGAGAACAATGAGCTCTACCAACCCTTTGGTGTTCatcaacacacccaaagccaaCGACTCTCTTACTGGTATCATACACAACATGGCAACCAAAAACGTTCCCAAAATCTTCCCTGTGCAGGACACTGATATCACCAAAGCCAACAGTCCCCATGCCTTAACCCCTTGAATTTTAAACACATCCGTCCTCAACCCACTTGAAGCAAAGTAGAGAGGAAGAAGCAAACCAGACACAAAATCTTCTATCCTTTTGGTCAGTTTGGCTGCAAACTCACCCCCCTTTGGGATCGTTAACCCGAAAACAAAAGCTCCGAATATCGCATGGACACCGATGAGGTCTGTCATAAACCCGGATATCATTACCCCGGCTAGGGTTAAGCAGATGTAGGCCTCGTCCACTAAGCCATCATTGGATGAGCTGCGTTTGGCTACCCAGTTCATGAAGGGCCTGACCAAAGTTAGCTGAAAAGCAACAAAGGCAACACCTGAAATGAGAACCCAAAGGGATACTAAGGGGCTTTTGTGGTTCCCTCCGGCTAAGGCCACGGCCAATGCCAGCAATATCCACGCAGCGAGGTCGTTGAAGGCTGCTGCTGCCATTGCTGTTTCGCCAACGCGAGTTGTGAGCAGTTTGAGCTCTGCTAGGATGCGTGCGAGGACAGGGAAAGCGGTGATGGAGAGAGCTACCCCAATGAACACAAGGCACTGAGCGTAGCCCACTTTGTTCTCCCCATGGATGGCTTTGCGCATGAGGAATGTGACCCCTACTCCTAAGAGAAAGGGGAGGGAAATGCCTGAGAGAATTTGAAGATAaaagtttcaaaatttgagtgaaatttactaaaagaaaatattggaaaataTATTGTATCAGATTGAAATTTGGACCATGCCTGCAATGGCTATGGTGATGGCTTTTCTGCCACTGCGGCGAATGGAGCTCAGATCAAGCTCAAGGCCAACAAGAAATAAGTAAAAGAGAAGGCCAATGCTTGCTATGGATTCGAGTATGGGGGTGCTCCATGAAGGGAATATGATCTGCAAGAAGTGTTTGTTCCGGCCAAGTGCTGATGGTCCCAACAAAATCCCACCCTGAATTGTACGCAAGAAAGTAAAAGCAAACATTCTTTTCAGTCatgcacaaaagaaaaagaaaaaaaaaaacgtagtTTTAGACACAAACACGCATATATcagcaaaaaaaagaagaaaaaacagtaCTAATATTTCAGCGATGACTTTAGGTTGGCGGAGTGGCTTGAGAAGTAATGCGAGGAGGCGGCTAACGAAGAGGACGAGAGTGGTTTGAACTATCAACAATGGGAAGGCATGGTGCAAAGGGTTGTCACCTTGCCAAGCCCCATCTGATGAAGTTCTCATAGTGGTTATGTTGAGCTCCATGGTTGGTGGTAATTGAAAGTTAGATTAACTCTGAACCCTAAATGACTGGCATCTTTGTTCTTCACAATGgtgaattgaaattaaatgagTAGCTGATGATTGATTCTTATAGGGGATAAGAAAAGTACCAAGTGTCCTCAAGTCAAACCTACTGCCTTAATTACCCACCCTGTTTACATGTATAAACAACGCTGCCTCCAACTAGAAGGCAGATAATTGCTCCTCCCACTTAAGTCaagttcttttgtttattgttCGTTATGCGCCACCAATTAATCCAGTGCTCATCATATTGCTTCTTAATTAATCCCTTAATCATTGCTTTGCCTTGTCATTAAATTTCTAAACTCTGATATCATTAGCTTGgctctttttcttcaacttcCATCATAAGTTGATAACAAAACCTAATCTCACATATTTTTTGGACAAGGAAACTCGTAACAAAACAATACACTTTATATGACGAACACGTTAATTACTTTTGGTCACACAGATTCCTTAGAAATTTCAAGCACATTGCTGGAAGATTCATCTGCTACGAACCTTTCGTATTCATGGTGCACTATCTTTGACATGGGAGTCTCCACGGCATGCGCTACGTCATGTCGTTGAATCACAAGGACTGATGAGACCACTCCATGATCTGATGAGGCCAACATGTCTCCAACGGGGCCTAACTCCGCGTGCTCTGCTTGCCGGTCTGCCAATTCTGCTACCATAGCTGACGGGAAACGCCCTTTTCCCACGACCAATAGGTCTTGATCTCCACTTCGTCCTGTGGCCAACACCTCCTCTATAATGTTATTGGCTCCCACTTTCTCTATGTACTCTGCTTTCCCATCCCACTTGCTTCTGAACTCAGCCATTGCACCCTCATCCAGTTTCTGATGATCAAATTTTACCATAAATTAGTACATACGGAAAAAGTTAAACGAGCTAAAATTGTGTGATTTGACTAATCTTTTAGTGTAACACGGACAGGGTGATGTGACGAATGTGTGGTTATAGATGGAGGACCTATTGCAATGTAGGCACAAataccttttctttctctctgtccATTTCAGCTGTGGAGAAGCTATAGCTATTATCGATGGACTTCGAGGGTGAGGGCTTTAACATAAGCCCATGAGGCCCATTACTCTCCAAGCCCTCTTTCTCGACGAATCTCACAACCGTCACTTTAACTGCCGGGTGTTCGGCCATCCTACCACCCAACTCCAAGGCCTCGCGATCATCAGgcccacccaaaaaaataatgcataTCCGTTGGGTCAGGATGGTTGTAGGCCCAGGAGTTTGTGATCTAGGGCGACCAAATCCACGGTCTACGAGCACTGCAACCGAGCACGGTGCATTTTGAAGCACCTTTTGGTTGACCCCTCTCCAACTGTGGCCCACAATCTCCGTTGTCTCCTGATCATCACCGTCAAACCTCAATTGTTTGTGGAAGGGCAAGATGATCATCGCTGCCCTCTTATCTTCGGCCACGTGGCATATATCTTCATACATTGTGGACATAGCTGAAATTGCTGTCGTGGGCCGGACCGAGACACGACCCAATTGGCTATA comes from Prunus dulcis chromosome 6, ALMONDv2, whole genome shotgun sequence and encodes:
- the LOC117630496 gene encoding cation/H(+) antiporter 20-like; the protein is MELNITTMRTSSDGAWQGDNPLHHAFPLLIVQTTLVLFVSRLLALLLKPLRQPKVIAEILGGILLGPSALGRNKHFLQIIFPSWSTPILESIASIGLLFYLFLVGLELDLSSIRRSGRKAITIAIAGISLPFLLGVGVTFLMRKAIHGENKVGYAQCLVFIGVALSITAFPVLARILAELKLLTTRVGETAMAAAAFNDLAAWILLALAVALAGGNHKSPLVSLWVLISGVAFVAFQLTLVRPFMNWVAKRSSSNDGLVDEAYICLTLAGVMISGFMTDLIGVHAIFGAFVFGLTIPKGGEFAAKLTKRIEDFVSGLLLPLYFASSGLRTDVFKIQGVKAWGLLALVISVSCTGKILGTFLVAMLCMIPVRESLALGVLMNTKGLVELIVLNIGKEKKILNDEMFAILVLMALFTTFMTTPAVMAIYNPSWDVIASPTPRLLHSLTKSSKKQKDLRILACIHGPRSVPSLINLIESTGTAFENSPPLKVYVMHLVELTDRSSSIMMAHRVRKNGFPFINRLCQGVSRDQIPAAFEAYGRVGQVTIRHTTAISALSTMHQDILHVAEEKRVSIIILPFNRHCRTGGEETMENLGHDWRGVNQRVLSSANCSVALFVDRGFGGRPERRAAQSSAPISKRVCVLFEGGPDDREALEFGRRLAHPSVMVTVVKCIQVEGTDSLEQSHEREVDEAAVAELKRSNESVEYIEKVVAGAETVVSIGRSTEYDLVIVGKEQHHPAMVAELAHQQLEHAELGPIGDALASSSHGILSSILVIQAPGSKK